In Streptomyces pluripotens, the genomic window GTTCGGCTACGGCCCTTCGGCCGTCCGATCCGCCTGACCTGGCTGACCGGCGCTGCTCTGCGCAGGTGTGACGAACCGTCGGTCGCGGTCACAGGCGAAACGGTGGCCCGATGAGAAAGGCCCCCGATGCTCCCGTACGTAACTGTGCTTCAGAAACCCGGACCCGGAGACACGACGTGGTGCGACGACTGGTCGACGACGGCAGACACACGGCCCTCTCGGTGCTGGTGGTGGTCGCTGCGCTTGCCCTGGCCCTGCTCCGCTGCGCCGCACCGGCTGCCGCGCACGCAGTCCTGACCGCAAGTGACCCGCGTGAGGGCAGCGTATGGAAGACGGCTCCGAAGCAGGTCACCGTCACCTTCGACGAATCAGTCGCCCTGATGGAGAACTCCCTGCGGGTGCTTGGCCCGGACAACCGTCCGGTGACCGCCGGCGATCCCACCCATGTGGAGGGCCGCGCGGACACCGCCCGGGTGTCGCTGACCAGCCGCTTGGGGCAGGGCACGTACACCGTCTCCTGGCGGGTGGTGTCCGCCGACAGTCACGCCGTCTCCGGAGCCTTCACCTTCTCGGTCGGCAAACCGTCCCAGACTCGGGCACTCGCGGCTACCCGCCCCGCCGTGGCCCCGGCCGTCAACACGCTCTACGGTATCGGGCGTTACCTCGCCTACGCCGGTCTGGCCCTGCTGCTCGGCGTCGCCGTGTTCGTCCTGGTCTGCTGGCCTTCGGCCACGGCCGTGCGCGTGGTGCGCCGGCCGCTCCTGGCCGGCTGGTGGGTGCTGTTCGGCGCCACCGTCCTGGCGCTGCTGCTGCGTGGTCCCTACGACAGCGGTGTCGGCCCGGGCGGAATGATCGACCCGGAACTGCTCTGGCGCACGGCCGGCACCCGGCCCGGAGTGGCGCTCCTGGCCCGGCTGGTCCTGCTGCTGGCGGCGGCGGTACCGGCGAGGCGCCGGCGGGGCCTGGGGACGAGACCCAGCCGGCGGGCAGCCACCGCCGCTGTCGCGTTTGCGCTCGCCCTGGCCGCCACCTGGGCGCTGTCCGACCATGCGGCCACCGGCGTCCAGGTGCCGGTGGCCGTGGTCTCCTCTGTGCTGCACCTGCTGGCGATGGCAGTGTGGCTGGGCGGTCTGGCCGCACTGCTGACAGCGCTGTACCGGGCACCGGCCGAGGATCCGCTGCCGCTCGCCGCCGTGAGCCGTTTCTCCCGCCTCGCGCTGACCGCGGTGGCCGTGCTGGCCGCGACCGGCGTCTATCAGTCCTGGCGTGGCCTGGGCTCGTGGGGCGCGCTCTTCGGTACCGGCTACGGCAGGCTGCTGGTCTACAAAGTGTGGTCCGTACTCCTGATGCTGGCCGTGGCATGGCATTCCCGGCGCTTCGCCGGACAACTGCTGCGCCTTCCGCACGGTGCACCGGTGCCGGCCACGGTGGGTGGCGATCCCGGCCTGCGGTCCGGCCGCGCCACGGGCGCCGTCGGCCGGGAAGAGCCAGGGCGGACCGCTGCCGGGTCCGGGCCACCGGCACAGCAGCGTGGCCTGCGCCGCACCGTGACGGCCGAGGTAGCCGTCGGAGTGGCGGTGCTGGTCCTGACGACCGTGTTGACGGGAACCCAGCCCGGCCGGGCCGCCACGGAGGCCGCCGCGGTGCGGCCCACGGTGCCCGGACAGCCCGACGTGAGCCTCACCCTGATCCCCTACGACACCGGCAAGGACTCCTTGGCCGGGCGCGGCAAGCTGCAAATCACCCTGGAACCGGGCGGCGTCGGCCGGAACGTGGTGGAGGCGATCGTGTACGGCGCCGATGGCAGTCCCGTCAGCGTCCCTGAGCTGCGGCTGACGTTCACCCTCGCCGACCGGCACGTCGGTCCGCTGAATGCCCACCTCGCGGATGAGACCGGCTACTGGGGCAGTGACACCCTCGACCTTCCGCTCGCCGGGACCTGGACGGTGAAGGCGACCGTCCGGGTCTCCGACATCGACCAGGTCACCGTCTCGAAGACCGTGGCGATCAGCCGGTGATTCCGTGCGAGGCGTCTCGTGTCATGTCCTGGATGTGTCCACCTGGTCAATCGTTTACGGTTCCTTTGCCCGTGCATGGTGATCTGGCTGCGTTGGCCATCTCACCCGGCTATCGGACGCTTCAAGGAGTCGTATCCATGCTCAAGCCCACCCGTCGCCACCTCATGACCGCCACCGCACTGGTCGCCGCGACCACGGCCGCCGTGGCCGTCACCACCACCGCCGGTGCCTTTGACGGCAAGGACCGGGCCAGGAGCGCCATCCGGGGCGGCAAGGCGAAGAACGTCATCCTGCTTATCGGTGACGGCATGGGCGACTCGGAGATCACCCTGGCCCGTGACTACACCGTCGGTGCCGACGGTCGGCTGAACATGGACAGGTTCCCGCTCACCGGCGCGTACACGACCTACTCGGTGCACGCCGACGGGACACCGGACTACGTGACCGACTCCGCCGCCAGCGGCACCGGCTGGGCGACGGGCGTCAAGACGGTCAACGGCCGCATCTCCAAGACGCCGGGTACCGACAAGCCGGTCCGGACCATCCTGGAACTGGCGCAGCGGAACGGCTACGCCACCGGCAGCGTCACCACCGCCGAACTCACCGACGCCACCCCGGCCGTGCTCGCCTCGCACGCCACCGACCGCTCCTGCCAGGGCCCCGCAGACATGGCCAAGTGCCCCAAGGACACCATCGCGGCCGGCGGACCCGGATCGATCGCCGAGCAGTTCGTCAACCACAAGGTCGACGTCCTCTTCGGCGGCGGCAGGCGGCGCTTCGACCAGCAGGTCACCGACGGCAGGTACAAGGGGCTCACCGTCACTGAGCAGGCACGCAGGCTCGGCTACCAGGTCGTCACCGACGACGCGTCGATGAAGGCCGCCAAGGCGGGCAAGCCGGTCCTCGGTCTCTTCGCCACGGGCAACGTACCGGTGGAGTGGACGGGTGAGGTGGCGGCGGTCGGCGGCACCGACCCGCAGCGGTGTGTGACCTCGAACCCGGACCGTCCTTCCGGCACGCCGAGTCTCGCGGACTCCGCCGCCGAGGCCATCCGGCTGCTGGCGGCGAAGCAGCGGCGGGCCCACTCGCACAAGGGCTTCTTCCTGCAGATCGAGGGCGCATCCATCGATAAGCGGGACCACGCCGCGGACCCGTGTGGACAGATCGGGGAGACCGCCGCCTTCGACCGTGCGGTCAAGGTCGCCCGCGCCTACGCCGCCCAGCACCCAGACACCCTCGTCGTCACGACCGCCGACCATGGCCACACCAGCCAGATCGTCCCGCTGGGGGCCAACCCGCCCGGCCTGTCCTCCACCCTTGTCACCAACGAGGGCCAGCAGCTGAAGGTCAACTACTCGACCGACACCCCGGGCCGGTCCCAGGAACACACCGGCACCGAGGTCCGCATCGCCGCTCAGGGCCCTCAGGCGTACCGCGTTCTCGGGGTGACGAACCAGACCGACCTCTTCACGACCATGCGTGAGGCCCTTCACCTGCGCTGACCCGCGCATGGTGGAGGGGGGAGGCCGCGATGTGTGGTCTCCCCCCTCCACCATGTCCGGAACGCCGCTGCACAGCATGGTGAGTGAGACGAGTTCGTGGCGGCTGGGCTTGTCCGGGCCTGGCGGGGCGTGGGGTAGCGGGGGCACGGAGGGGGACAGAGGGGGACAGAGGGGCGGGGCTCAGGGCACGTGGACGGTGGACGTGTAGAAGTTCTTGAGTCCCGGGGGCGAGGTGAGCTTCACGACGGGGGAGCCGGGCTGCGGCGGGGGCGGCGTGAGTTGGCTCTGCGGCAGCTTGGGCGGAGTGGTCTCCTGGAAGTTGACCTGATCGAAGTTGACCAGACCGGTCTTCTCCATCGAGGCGATGTGGTCGAGGACGACCTCGTTGGCCTGGTCGGCGAGCTGACGCACCAGTGTGTTCTGGGTGGTGGCCCGGATCTTGGCGATGGCCGGGAAGATCTGCCCATGGGTCACGCGCATGATGTTGGCCGCGGTGGAGTCGAACTCCGTACCGGACTTCGACTCCGCGGTGGCCACGAACTGCTGCTGCTGCGGGGTGGCCTGGTTGGGCAGGGTGATGTGGAGCTCCGTGGCAATCCTGCGACAACTGTCGTCAAGTAGGGCGTGCCCGATGACCAAATGCTCGCCGGCCTCCCGCATGGGCTTTGTCGCGCCGTGCTTCATGGCGTCCTGCCCGAGGCGGTACTCCCACAGTCCGGCGGAGCGGACCTTGACGACGAAGTCACGGTCGGCCTCGGTCAACGGACCGTACCGTGTGTTGGCGATGATGCGGCTGGTGTTGGTGCTGACGTTCTGCACGCCCAGCATCGACGGATAGGCGAGTGCGGCAAGGGTCAGAGTCATTGCGCCGCCCACAAAGACGGTGCCGATCGTGTTGCGCGAGAAGTGCATGGCGCCTCCTGCCGTGAGCGTCCCGGACACCAGGACGTACGGAGAAGACGGCCGGGCCGATCACCGCGCCGGGAAAAATTCGCGTGGCACTGTGTGTTCTCTGACACACACTCACCCTTTCCGTTCGGGGCGTCGTTCCAGGCCTCGCCGCCCGCGCCCACGACGACCTGGGCGAAGGCGGTCCGGACCCGCGAGGGTCCTTCACGACAAAGGATCTTGTGGCAACCCGTAACCCGTTGGGGTGCCCGCGGTTGTAGAGATAGGGGGCCTGCTATCCGCGTCCGGTCTCCGCAGATCGATCCGTCATCTGAACAGTGGGGAAGGCAGCGAACCTTGGCCGTTACGGAGCCGATGGCTGAAGGCACGCACAGGGAAGTGCGTGCTGTGCACGAGGGGATCCTCAGACGTCAGTCGGCGCGCGAATCCTCCGCCCGTACCTATGCTCGGGCCCTACCCATCGTGCCGGTCCGGGCGCGCGGGCTCACCATCGAGGGTGCCGACGGCCGCCGCTACCTGGATTGCCTCTCCGGCGCAGGCACACTCGCCCTCGGCCATAACCACCCGGTCGTGCTGGAAGCCGTCCGCAAGGTCCTCGACTCGGGTGCTCCCCTCTCCGTCCTCGACCTCGCCACCCCCGTCAAGGACCGTTTCACTACTGAACTGTTCCGCACCCTTCCGCCCGGCCTGGCCGACCGGGCCCGCGTTCAGTTCTGCGGCCCGGCCGGCACCGACGCCGTCGAGGCCGCTCTGAAACTCGTCCGAGCCGCGACCGGCCGCACCGGCATCCTGGCCTTCACCGGCGCCTACCACGGCATGACCGCGGGTGCCCTGGCGGTCTCCGGCAGTGCCGGCGACGTCCAAGTCGCCCGCCTGCCCTACCCGCAGGACCATCGCTGCCCCTTCGGGATCGGTGGCCCCCGCGGCGCCGAACTCGCTGCCCGCTGGACCGAATCGCTGCTCGACGACCCCAAGTCGGGCGTACCCCTGCCCGCCGGGATGATCCTGGAACCCGTCCAGGGCGAGGGCGGGGTGCTCCCGGCGCCGGACAGCTGGCTGTGTCGCATGCGGCGGCTCACGGCGGACCGCTCCATCCCGCTGATCGCGGACGAGATCCAGACGGGCGTCGGCCGCACGGGCGCCTTCTGGGCCGTCGACCACAGCGGCATCACCCCCGACGTCATGGTTCTCTCCAAGGCCATCGGCGGCAGCCTCCCCCTGGCCGTGATCGTCTATCGCGACGATCTCGACGTCTGGCAACCCGGTGCTCACGCGGGCACCTTCCGAGGGAACCAGCTCGCCATGGCCGCGGGCACCGCCACCCTTGCCTACGTGCGTGAGAACGGCCTGGCCACACGAGCCGCCGACCTCGGCTCCCGCATGCTGGCCCGGCTGGCCGATTCTCTCGGCGCGTTCGCATGCGTGGGGGAGGTACGCGGACGTGGGTTGATGATCGGGATCGAACTGGTGGAACCCGAGAGCGACGCGGCCGCTCCCGGTGGCCGTCCGGTGCCCGGCGGCTGTCCCCCGCCCGTCGTCCACCCCTCGCCGCCCTCCGACCACCCGATGACACCGGGCAGCCTGGAGCCGGCCCTCAGCCCACGTCCGGCCGCACCCCAACTCGCCGCAGCCGTCCAGCGGGAGTGCCTCCAGCGCGGGCTGATCGTCGAACTCGGTGGCCGCCACTCGGCAGTGGTGCGGCTGCTCCCTCCCCTGACCATCAGCGACGAACAGGCTGCCGCAGTCCTTGACCGTCTCACCGACGCGGTGGCAGCGGTGGCCCGCAACCACGAGCAGCACGGCCCGCACTACCTACGGCAACCCAGCCCCGCCCAGCGCGTGGGCTGAGAGCCGCACACCCGCCGGTGGGCCTTGAAACAGCCGTGTCCCAGGGCAATACCCCATGGCCGAGGGCCACGCCGTGTCCCCAGCGCACACGGCGTGGCTCTTGCCCCGTCCCACCCAGCCACCGATCCCACCCGCAAGGGACGCCCCCGACACAGTCCGCCCAGCGACCAGCGCATTGCCGCCTGCTCTCGCAACGCCGCTTCCCCGCTCCCGGTCTCTCCGCCGGCGCTGCACCCGCGCGCCGAGACGGTCGTCGGCCCAGGGGAACTGCGGCCGAGCGGTGGACGGAGACCGCGATCGCGCGGGCCAGGGCAACGGTCACAACGGGGGACACGAACGAACGGCACAGCAGGGACACGAACGGCGAATGGCCCCTGACCACCTCACCCCCAGTCCCGAGGAGCCGTCATGACCGACAGCCTCACCCCCGACGGCAGCTCCGCTGCTCCCGACGAACAGGGAGACCCCGGTGCGCCGACCGCTCCTGTCCCGCTCGCCGAGTCAGTCCCCCAGCAGCAGAGGCGCACGGCGACGCCGGTGCCATGGACGCAGCCCGGTACCGACCCGCTGGATGACTCCGACCCAGGCGCCGTGGCCCAGGCCGCCGCCGTGGAGAACCTTCTACGGTGCTGGGTACGTGAGACTGACCTCGGCGCCCCCACGTCGGGCACCCTGCGCATCCCGCTGCCG contains:
- a CDS encoding copper resistance CopC/CopD family protein, yielding MVRRLVDDGRHTALSVLVVVAALALALLRCAAPAAAHAVLTASDPREGSVWKTAPKQVTVTFDESVALMENSLRVLGPDNRPVTAGDPTHVEGRADTARVSLTSRLGQGTYTVSWRVVSADSHAVSGAFTFSVGKPSQTRALAATRPAVAPAVNTLYGIGRYLAYAGLALLLGVAVFVLVCWPSATAVRVVRRPLLAGWWVLFGATVLALLLRGPYDSGVGPGGMIDPELLWRTAGTRPGVALLARLVLLLAAAVPARRRRGLGTRPSRRAATAAVAFALALAATWALSDHAATGVQVPVAVVSSVLHLLAMAVWLGGLAALLTALYRAPAEDPLPLAAVSRFSRLALTAVAVLAATGVYQSWRGLGSWGALFGTGYGRLLVYKVWSVLLMLAVAWHSRRFAGQLLRLPHGAPVPATVGGDPGLRSGRATGAVGREEPGRTAAGSGPPAQQRGLRRTVTAEVAVGVAVLVLTTVLTGTQPGRAATEAAAVRPTVPGQPDVSLTLIPYDTGKDSLAGRGKLQITLEPGGVGRNVVEAIVYGADGSPVSVPELRLTFTLADRHVGPLNAHLADETGYWGSDTLDLPLAGTWTVKATVRVSDIDQVTVSKTVAISR
- a CDS encoding alkaline phosphatase, with the translated sequence MLKPTRRHLMTATALVAATTAAVAVTTTAGAFDGKDRARSAIRGGKAKNVILLIGDGMGDSEITLARDYTVGADGRLNMDRFPLTGAYTTYSVHADGTPDYVTDSAASGTGWATGVKTVNGRISKTPGTDKPVRTILELAQRNGYATGSVTTAELTDATPAVLASHATDRSCQGPADMAKCPKDTIAAGGPGSIAEQFVNHKVDVLFGGGRRRFDQQVTDGRYKGLTVTEQARRLGYQVVTDDASMKAAKAGKPVLGLFATGNVPVEWTGEVAAVGGTDPQRCVTSNPDRPSGTPSLADSAAEAIRLLAAKQRRAHSHKGFFLQIEGASIDKRDHAADPCGQIGETAAFDRAVKVARAYAAQHPDTLVVTTADHGHTSQIVPLGANPPGLSSTLVTNEGQQLKVNYSTDTPGRSQEHTGTEVRIAAQGPQAYRVLGVTNQTDLFTTMREALHLR
- a CDS encoding DUF4142 domain-containing protein translates to MHFSRNTIGTVFVGGAMTLTLAALAYPSMLGVQNVSTNTSRIIANTRYGPLTEADRDFVVKVRSAGLWEYRLGQDAMKHGATKPMREAGEHLVIGHALLDDSCRRIATELHITLPNQATPQQQQFVATAESKSGTEFDSTAANIMRVTHGQIFPAIAKIRATTQNTLVRQLADQANEVVLDHIASMEKTGLVNFDQVNFQETTPPKLPQSQLTPPPPQPGSPVVKLTSPPGLKNFYTSTVHVP
- a CDS encoding diaminobutyrate--2-oxoglutarate transaminase family protein, with product MAEGTHREVRAVHEGILRRQSARESSARTYARALPIVPVRARGLTIEGADGRRYLDCLSGAGTLALGHNHPVVLEAVRKVLDSGAPLSVLDLATPVKDRFTTELFRTLPPGLADRARVQFCGPAGTDAVEAALKLVRAATGRTGILAFTGAYHGMTAGALAVSGSAGDVQVARLPYPQDHRCPFGIGGPRGAELAARWTESLLDDPKSGVPLPAGMILEPVQGEGGVLPAPDSWLCRMRRLTADRSIPLIADEIQTGVGRTGAFWAVDHSGITPDVMVLSKAIGGSLPLAVIVYRDDLDVWQPGAHAGTFRGNQLAMAAGTATLAYVRENGLATRAADLGSRMLARLADSLGAFACVGEVRGRGLMIGIELVEPESDAAAPGGRPVPGGCPPPVVHPSPPSDHPMTPGSLEPALSPRPAAPQLAAAVQRECLQRGLIVELGGRHSAVVRLLPPLTISDEQAAAVLDRLTDAVAAVARNHEQHGPHYLRQPSPAQRVG